One window of the Zea mays cultivar B73 chromosome 3, Zm-B73-REFERENCE-NAM-5.0, whole genome shotgun sequence genome contains the following:
- the LOC100285650 gene encoding carboxylic ester hydrolase isoform X1, which yields MADRPSLPALIIAIAVLAGSYCRVASSASPAVEDELRGGGGAGGPTTMRRRAASVMVPITILKSAVSDGAVCMDGTPPAYHLDPGSGAGSRSWIVNLEGGAWCNSAKTCRLTRSSGRGSSDHMDKEIPFTGIMSSSRAVNPDFYNWNRVKVRYCDGGSFAGEAFDKDTGIYFRGQRIWNAVIRHLLSIGMANADQVLLAGCSSGGLAVILHCDQLRAFFPSGSTVVKCISDGGLYLDAVDVSGGRSLRSYFGDIVAMQGIAQNLPPACTARLDATSNIIDGVKTPLFLLNAAYDFIQIVLSLAPDRADPSGAWRACKSNRTACSASQMSFLQDFRDQMVASVKGFSGSRSNGVFLSSCFAHCQSEQLGTWNTKPGGSPTIQNKGISKSVGDWYFDRAEVKAVDCRYPCDNTCHHII from the exons ATGGCGGACCGGCCGTCGCTTCCTGCTCTCATTATTGCTATCGCCGTTCTTGCTGGCAGTTACTGCCGCGTGGCGAGCTCGGCCTCGCCGGCGGTGGAAGATGAGCTGCGCGGTGGAGGAGGAGCCGGCGGTCCGACGACGATGCGGCGGCGCGCGGCGTCGGTGATGGTGCCCATCACCATCCTCAAGTCCGCTGTTAGCGACGGAGCTG TGTGCATGGATGGAACGCCACCTGCTTACCACTTGGATCCTGGCTCCGGAGCGGGCAGCAGAAGCTGGATTGTGAACTTAGAG GGAGGTGCGTGGTGCAACAGCGCCAAGACATGCCGGCTCACCAGGAGCTCCGGCCGTGGCTCGTCGGACCACATGGACAAAGAGATCCCCTTCACCGGCATCATGAGCAGTAGCCGTGCCGTGAATCCTG ATTTCTACAACTGGAACCGGGTCAAGGTTCGCTACTGTGACGGTGGATCTTTTGCCGGCGAGGCCTTCGACAAG GACACTGGGATCTACTTCCGAGGGCAGCGCATCTGGAACGCGGTCATCCGGCACCTCCTCTCCATTGGGATGGCCAACGCTGACCAG GTGCTGCTCGCCGGCTGCTCCTCGGGCGGTCTGGCGGTGATACTGCACTGCGACCAGCTCCGCGCCTTCTTCCCGTCCGGCTCCACCGTCGTCAAGTGCATCTCCGACGGCGGCCTCTACCTCGACGC CGTGGACGtctccgggggccgcagcctgagATCCTACTTCGGAGACATTGTGGCCATGCAAGGAATAGCTCAGAACCTGCCGCCGGCTTGCACCGCCCGCCTCGACGCCACCTCG AACATAATCGACGGCGTTAAAACCCCACTGTTCCTGCTAAATGCCGCATACGACTTCATTCAG ATTGTGCTCAGCCTGGCGCCAGACAGAGCTGACCCAAGCGGCGCTTGGCGAGCCTGCAAGTCCAACCGCACGGCCTGCAGCGCATCCCAGATGAGTTTCCTGCAAG ATTTCAGGGACCAGATGGTAGCGTCCGTCAAAGGCTTCTCCGGTTCCAGGAGCAACGGGGTCTTCCTAAGCTCCTGCTTCGCGCACTGCCAGTCCGAGCAGCTGGGCACCTGGAACACCAAACCAGGTGGCTCCCCCACCATTCAAAACAAG GGGATTTCAAAATCCGTTGGCGACTGGTACTTTGATCGAGCTGAGGTGAAGGCGGTCGACTGCCGCTATCCCTGCGACAACACTTGCCACCACATTATATGA
- the LOC542347 gene encoding protein translocase subunit SECA1, chloroplastic: MPGSAWCGQDTFGLKLNMGSVVGPPSSLSVVSYASIHTPQPRHSRCPPPRARGGLSPCAPPPSPHEAPEKDIKRTPMAMTPHASAATVAVTPALRFPHTLSATGLSSPPLAGGCGGCRVRFRPSQRGRGTQGRRGGSHVSRVGGLLGTVFGGGGRDDGEATRKKYADTVARINSMELEVSALSDADLRARTAALQDRARSGESLDSLLPEAFAVVREASKRVLGLRPFDVQLIGGMVLHKGEIAEMKTGEGKTLVAILPAYLNALSGKGVHVVTVNDYLARRDCEWVGQVPRFLGLQVGLIQQNMTPEQRRENYSYDITYVTNSELGFDYLRDNLAMTVDELVLRNFNYCVIDEVDSILIDEARTPLIISGLAEKPSDRYYKAAKIAEAFERDIHYTVDEKQRNVLLTEEGYADAEEILDIDDLYDPREQWASYILNAIKAKELFLKDVNYIVRSKEVLIVDEFTGRVMAGRRWSDGLHQAIEAKEGVPIQNETITLASISYQNFFLQFPKLCGMTGTAATETQEFESIYKLKVTVVPTNKPMIRKDDSDVVFRATNGKWRAVLVEISRMNKVGRPVLVGTTSVEQSESLSKQLREAGIPHEVLNAKPENVEREAEIVAQSGRLGAVTIATNMAGRGTDIILGGNAEFMARLKLREILMPRVVNPIDGVIVSKKQMPPRKTWKTNESLFPCELSKETLSSVKDTVEMAVKEWGDKSLTELEAEERLSYSCEKGPTRDEVIANLRNAFVKIADEYKVYTEEEKQKVITVGGLHVVGTERHESRRIDNQLRGRSGRQGDPGSSRFFLSLEDNIFRIFGGDRIQGLMQAFRVEDLPIESKMLTRALDEAQRKVENYFFDIRKQLFEYDEVLNSQRDRVYAERRRALASDSLQSLIVEYAELTMDDILGANIGPDTPKENWDLNKLIAKLQQYCHLLDDLTPELLEGKSSSYDDLREYLRKRGREAYFQKTEIVEKQAPGLMKEAERFLILSNIDRLWKEHLQALKFVQQAVGLRGYAQRDPLIEYKLEGYNLFLDMMAQIRRNVIYSVYQFKPVVKNQEGEASQKVSKKKLDKGANKLGAAQAAS; encoded by the exons ATGCCCGGCTCTGCCTGGTGCGGCCAAGATACATTTGGGCTTAAACTGAATATGGGTTCGGTCGTCGGCCCACCTAGTTCCTTATCCGTCGTCTCCTACGCCTCCATCCACACTCCACAGCCACGCCACAGTCGTTGCCCACCACCCAGAGCACGCGGCGGCTTGTCGCCGTGCGCGCCGCCACCATCACCACACGAGGCGCCGGAGAAAGACATCAAGCGCACGCCCATGGCCATGACTCCTCACGCCTCGGCGGCCACCGTAGCCGTTACCCCTGCGTTGCGCTTTCCCCACACTTTGTCTGCCACGGGCCTCTCCTCACCGCCTCTGGCTGGGGGCTGCGGCGGCTGCCGGGTTCGGTTCCGGCCCAGCCAGCGCGGCCGAGGCACGCAGGGGCGGCGAGGTGGCTCTCACGTGTCGCGCGTGGGGGGCCTGCTGGGCACCGTATTCGGCGGGGGCGGCCGCGACGACGGGGAGGCCACGCGGAAGAAGTACGCAGACACCGTGGCGCGTATCAACTCCATGGAGCTCGAGGTCTCCGCGCTCTCAGACGCTGATTTGCGTGCACGCACCGCTGCGCTCCAGGACCGTGCTCGCTCCGGGGAATCCCTGGATTCCCTTCTCCCC GAAGCATTTGCTGTTGTGAGGGAGgcttccaagagagttctagGCCTCCGGCCCTTTGATGTGCAGTTGATTGGTGGTATGGTTCTGCACAAGGGGGAGATTGCTGAAATGAAGACCGGAGAGGGGAAGACTCTTGTGGCCATTCTGCCAGCATACTTAAATGCTTTGAGTGGGAAAGGAGTGCATGTTGTCACTGTAAATGATTATCTCGCAAGACGTGATTGTGAGTGGGTTGGTCAAGTCCCCCGATTTCTAGGACTGCAGGTTGGCTTAATTCAAC AGAACATGACACCTGAGCAAAGGAGGGAAAATTACTCATATGATATTACTTATGTCACAAACAGTGAGCTTGGTTTTGATTATCTAAGAGATAACCTTGCAATG ACTGTAGATGAACTTGTCTTGAGGAACTTCAATTACTGTGTGATAGATGAAGTTGATTCAATCCTTATTGATGAAGCAAGAACACCTCTTATAATATCAGGCCTAGCTGAAAAGCCAAGTGATCGGTATTACAAAGCAGCAAAAATAGCTGAAGCTTTTGAGCGAGACATTCATTACACG GTGGATGAAAAGCAGAGAAACGTTTTACTTACAGAAGAAGGTTATGCTGATGCTGAAGAAATACTGGACATAGATGATCTGTACGATCCTCGTGAACAGTGGGCTTCGTATATTCTAAATGCAATCAAGGCTAAGGAGCTCTTCCTTAAAGATGTCAATTACATTGTTCGTAGCAAGGAAGTGCTTATTGTAGATGAGTTTACTGGCAGAGTTATGGCG GGCAGGCGATGGAGTGATGGTCTCCATCAAGCAATTGAAGCAAAAGAAGGTGTACCTATACAAAATGAAACCATAACTCTCGCATCAATAAGTTACCAAAACTTCTTTCTTCAG TTCCCCAAACTATGTGGCATGACTGGAACTGCAGCTACAGAGACCCAAGAGTTTGAGAGCATATATAAACTTAAAGTTACTGTTGTCCCAACAAACAAGCCAATGATACGGAAG GATGACTCAGATGTTGTTTTCAGAGCAACAAATGGAAAATGGCGTGCTGTTCTTGTTGAGATATCAAGAATGAATAAAGTTGGCCGTCCTGTGCTTGTTGGTACCACCAGTGTTGAGCAAAGCGAATCTTTATCAAAGCAATTGCGTGAAGCTGGGATTCCTCACGAG GTCCTGAATGCTAAGCCAGAGAATGTTGAGAGGGAGGCAGAGATCGTAGCTCAGAGTGGACGCCTTGGTGCTGTGACAATTGCTACCAATATGGCGGGACGTGGAACTGATATTATCCTTGGTGGCAATGCAGAATTCATGGCCAGGTTGAAGTTGCGTGAGATCCTTATGCCAAG AGTCGTCAATCCAATAGATGGTGTTATTGTATCCAAAAAGCAGATGCCACCAAGAAAGACATGGAAG ACAAATGAAAGCTTGTTCCCATGTGAACTTTCAAAAGAAACATTATCGTCTGTCAAGGATACAGTTGAAATGGCTGTCAAAGAATGGGGAGATAAATCATTAACTGAACTGGAAGCAGAAGAGCGGCTGTCCTATTCATGTGAGAAG GGACCAACACGTGATGAAGTAATAGCGAATTTGAGAAATGCATTTGTGAAGATAGCAGACGAATATAAAGTTTACACTGAGGAGGAAAAGCAGAAG GTCATTACAGTAGGTGGGCTTCACGTAGTAGGAACAGAGCGCCATGAATCACGCAGAATTGACAATCAG CTCCGTGGTCGAAGTGGAAGACAGGGGGATCCTGGAAGCTCTCGCTTCTTTCTTAGTCTCGAGGATAATATTTTCCGGATCTTTGGAGGTGACAGGATACAG GGTCTGATGCAAGCATTCCGAGTTGAAGATCTTCCTATCGAATCGAAAATGCTAACGAGGGCTCTAGATGAAGCGCAGCGGAAAGTTGAGAATTACTTTTTTGACATCAGGAAGCAGTTGTTTGAGTATGATGAGGTATTGAATAGCCAGAGAGATCGTGTATATGCGGAAAGAAGACGTGCTCTTGCATCTGACAGTCTTCAATCACTTATTGTGGAATATGCTGAATTGACAATGGACGACATATTAGGG GCTAACATAGGACCTGATACTCCAAAGGAAAATTGGGACCTGAACAAACTTATAGCTAAGCTGCAACA GTATTGCCATCTGTTGGATGACTTGACACCAGAATTGTTGGAGGGCAAAAGCTCAAGCTACGACGATTTGCGGGAGTACCTGCGTAAGCGAGGGCGTGAAGCTTACTTCCAGAAAACT GAAATTGTGGAGAAGCAAGCTCCTGGATTGATGAAGGAAGCTGAGCGGTTTCTAATTCTCAGCAATATTGATAGGCTGTGGAAAGAGCATCTGCAGGCACTAAAGTTTGTCCAACAAGCTGTTGGTTTAAGGGGTTATGCCCAACGAGATCCCCTTATTGAGTATAAACTTGAGGGATATAATCTTTTCTTAGACATGATGGCTCAAATCAGGAGGAATGTTATTTATTCTGTATATCAG TTCAAACCAGTAGTGAAGAACCAAGAAGGGGAAGCATCCCAAAAGGTGTCAAAAAAGAAACTGGACAAAGGAGCTAACAAACTTGGTGCTGCCCAAGCTGCGTCATGA
- the LOC100285650 gene encoding carboxylic ester hydrolase isoform X2, producing the protein MADRPSLPALIIAIAVLAGSYCRVASSASPAVEDELRGGGGAGGPTTMRRRAASVMVPITILKSAVSDGAVCMDGTPPAYHLDPGSGAGSRSWIVNLEGGAWCNSAKTCRLTRSSGRGSSDHMDKEIPFTGIMSSSRAVNPDFYNWNRVKVRYCDGGSFAGEAFDKDTGIYFRGQRIWNAVIRHLLSIGMANADQVLLAGCSSGGLAVILHCDQLRAFFPSGSTVVKCISDGGLYLDAVDVSGGRSLRSYFGDIVAMQGIAQNLPPACTARLDATSIVLSLAPDRADPSGAWRACKSNRTACSASQMSFLQDFRDQMVASVKGFSGSRSNGVFLSSCFAHCQSEQLGTWNTKPGGSPTIQNKGISKSVGDWYFDRAEVKAVDCRYPCDNTCHHII; encoded by the exons ATGGCGGACCGGCCGTCGCTTCCTGCTCTCATTATTGCTATCGCCGTTCTTGCTGGCAGTTACTGCCGCGTGGCGAGCTCGGCCTCGCCGGCGGTGGAAGATGAGCTGCGCGGTGGAGGAGGAGCCGGCGGTCCGACGACGATGCGGCGGCGCGCGGCGTCGGTGATGGTGCCCATCACCATCCTCAAGTCCGCTGTTAGCGACGGAGCTG TGTGCATGGATGGAACGCCACCTGCTTACCACTTGGATCCTGGCTCCGGAGCGGGCAGCAGAAGCTGGATTGTGAACTTAGAG GGAGGTGCGTGGTGCAACAGCGCCAAGACATGCCGGCTCACCAGGAGCTCCGGCCGTGGCTCGTCGGACCACATGGACAAAGAGATCCCCTTCACCGGCATCATGAGCAGTAGCCGTGCCGTGAATCCTG ATTTCTACAACTGGAACCGGGTCAAGGTTCGCTACTGTGACGGTGGATCTTTTGCCGGCGAGGCCTTCGACAAG GACACTGGGATCTACTTCCGAGGGCAGCGCATCTGGAACGCGGTCATCCGGCACCTCCTCTCCATTGGGATGGCCAACGCTGACCAG GTGCTGCTCGCCGGCTGCTCCTCGGGCGGTCTGGCGGTGATACTGCACTGCGACCAGCTCCGCGCCTTCTTCCCGTCCGGCTCCACCGTCGTCAAGTGCATCTCCGACGGCGGCCTCTACCTCGACGC CGTGGACGtctccgggggccgcagcctgagATCCTACTTCGGAGACATTGTGGCCATGCAAGGAATAGCTCAGAACCTGCCGCCGGCTTGCACCGCCCGCCTCGACGCCACCTCG ATTGTGCTCAGCCTGGCGCCAGACAGAGCTGACCCAAGCGGCGCTTGGCGAGCCTGCAAGTCCAACCGCACGGCCTGCAGCGCATCCCAGATGAGTTTCCTGCAAG ATTTCAGGGACCAGATGGTAGCGTCCGTCAAAGGCTTCTCCGGTTCCAGGAGCAACGGGGTCTTCCTAAGCTCCTGCTTCGCGCACTGCCAGTCCGAGCAGCTGGGCACCTGGAACACCAAACCAGGTGGCTCCCCCACCATTCAAAACAAG GGGATTTCAAAATCCGTTGGCGACTGGTACTTTGATCGAGCTGAGGTGAAGGCGGTCGACTGCCGCTATCCCTGCGACAACACTTGCCACCACATTATATGA
- the LOC100285650 gene encoding carboxylic ester hydrolase precursor (The RefSeq protein has 4 substitutions compared to this genomic sequence) — MADRPSLPALIIAIAVLAGSYCRVASSASPAVEDELRGGGGAGGPTTMRRRAASVMVPITILKSAVSDGAVCMDGTPPAYHLDPGSGAGSRSWIVNLEGGAWCNSAKTCRLTRSSGRGSSDHMAKEIPFTGIMSSSRTVNPDFYIWNRVKVRYCDGGSFAGEAFDKDTGIYFRGQRIWNAVIRHLLSIGMANADQVLLAGCSSGGLAVILHCDQLRAFFPSGSTVVKCISDGGLYLDAVDVSGGRSLRSYFQDIVAMQGIAQNLPPACTARLDATSCFFPQNIIDGVKTPLFLLNAAYDFIQIVLSLAPDRADPSGAWRACKSNRTACSASQMSFLQDFRDQMVASVKGFSGSRSNGVFLSSCFAHCQSEQLGTWNTKPGGSPTIQNKGISKSVGDWYFDRAEVKAVDCRYPCDNTCHHII; from the exons ATGGCGGACCGGCCGTCGCTTCCTGCTCTCATTATTGCTATCGCCGTTCTTGCTGGCAGTTACTGCCGCGTGGCGAGCTCGGCCTCGCCGGCGGTGGAAGATGAGCTGCGCGGTGGAGGAGGAGCCGGCGGTCCGACGACGATGCGGCGGCGCGCGGCGTCGGTGATGGTGCCCATCACCATCCTCAAGTCCGCTGTTAGCGACGGAGCTG TGTGCATGGATGGAACGCCACCTGCTTACCACTTGGATCCTGGCTCCGGAGCGGGCAGCAGAAGCTGGATTGTGAACTTAGAG GGAGGTGCGTGGTGCAACAGCGCCAAGACATGCCGGCTCACCAGGAGCTCCGGCCGTGGCTCGTCGGACCACATGGACAAAGAGATCCCCTTCACCGGCATCATGAGCAGTAGCCGTGCCGTGAATCCTG ATTTCTACAACTGGAACCGGGTCAAGGTTCGCTACTGTGACGGTGGATCTTTTGCCGGCGAGGCCTTCGACAAG GACACTGGGATCTACTTCCGAGGGCAGCGCATCTGGAACGCGGTCATCCGGCACCTCCTCTCCATTGGGATGGCCAACGCTGACCAG GTGCTGCTCGCCGGCTGCTCCTCGGGCGGTCTGGCGGTGATACTGCACTGCGACCAGCTCCGCGCCTTCTTCCCGTCCGGCTCCACCGTCGTCAAGTGCATCTCCGACGGCGGCCTCTACCTCGACGC CGTGGACGtctccgggggccgcagcctgagATCCTACTTCGGAGACATTGTGGCCATGCAAGGAATAGCTCAGAACCTGCCGCCGGCTTGCACCGCCCGCCTCGACGCCACCTCG TGCTTCTTCCCGCAGAACATAATCGACGGCGTTAAAACCCCACTGTTCCTGCTAAATGCCGCATACGACTTCATTCAG ATTGTGCTCAGCCTGGCGCCAGACAGAGCTGACCCAAGCGGCGCTTGGCGAGCCTGCAAGTCCAACCGCACGGCCTGCAGCGCATCCCAGATGAGTTTCCTGCAAG ATTTCAGGGACCAGATGGTAGCGTCCGTCAAAGGCTTCTCCGGTTCCAGGAGCAACGGGGTCTTCCTAAGCTCCTGCTTCGCGCACTGCCAGTCCGAGCAGCTGGGCACCTGGAACACCAAACCAGGTGGCTCCCCCACCATTCAAAACAAG GGGATTTCAAAATCCGTTGGCGACTGGTACTTTGATCGAGCTGAGGTGAAGGCGGTCGACTGCCGCTATCCCTGCGACAACACTTGCCACCACATTATATGA